From the Salarias fasciatus chromosome 16, fSalaFa1.1, whole genome shotgun sequence genome, one window contains:
- the cmklr2 gene encoding G-protein coupled receptor 1, producing the protein MEESAEDYGNYTYEYYLEYGDMEELKVDHRQRETMHIISVVIYIVSFVLGLIGNGIVIWVTGFKSKKTVNSVWLLNLALADFVFVLFLPFYIDYILRDFHWDFGVAMCKLNSFVSVMNMYASMLFLTVLSIDRYVSLVHVNWSQRHRTVERAWVTCGCIWVLAAAMSCPALIFRDTMRLHDKVVCFNNFHTQDGHTAAMRHITVVAIRTTVGFLLPFTAICVTGILLTVRVKKSGGSVRLSSFSKTVTAVILAFFVCWAPFHTFSIMELSIHSSFYLHNFLKAGFPLATSLGFFNSCINPLLYMLLGKKVRRILKRACLDITKSSLRELSQSISATEVESVAGLHPDSVPEEPLESSTL; encoded by the coding sequence ATGGAGGAATCGGCCGAAGACTATGGAAACTACACGTACGAGTACTACCTGGAGTACGGTGACATGGAGGAGCTTAAAGTAGACCACAGGCAGAGGGAAACGATGCACATAATCTCAGTCGTCATCTACATCGTTTCCTTCGTGCTGGGCCTAATTGGGAACGGGATCGTCATTTGGGTGACAGGGTTTAAAAGCAAAAAGACGGTCAACAGCGTGTGGCTGCTGAATCTCGCCCTGGCAGACTTCGTGTTTGTACTCTTCCTGCCCTTCTACATTGATTACATTCTGCGGGACTTCCACTGGGACTTTGGCGTGGCCATGTGCAAGCTGAACTCGTTTGTGTCCGTGATGAACATGTACGCCAGCATGCTCTTCCTCACAGTGCTCAGCATAGACAGGTATGTCTCCCTGGTCCACGTGAACTGGTCCCAGAGGCACCGCACGGTGGAGAGAGCCTGGGTGACGTGCGGTTGCATATGGGTGCTGGCTGCCGCCATGAGCTGCCCCGCTCTCATCTTCCGTGACACCATGCGCTTGCACGACAAGGTGGTGTGCTTCAACAACTTCCACACCCAGGACGGACACACGGCGGCCATGAGACACATCACCGTAGTGGCTATTCGCACCACAGTGGGTTTTCTCCTCCCGTTCACAGCCATATGTGTGACAGGCATACTACTGACAGTCAGAGTGAAAAAATCGGGGGGTTCAGTCCGCTTGTCCAGCTTCTCCAAAACAGTCACTGCAGTAATCCTGGCTTTCTTTGTGTGCTGGGCCCCTTTTCATACCTTCAGCATAATGGAGTTATCCATACATTCCTCATTCTACCTccacaactttctgaaagccGGCTTCCCTCTCGCCACCAGCTTAGGCTTTTTTAACAGCTGCATTAACCCCCTGCTGTACATGCTCTTGGGCAAAAAGGTGCGCCGCATCCTGAAGCGAGCGTGTCTGGACATCACTAAGAGCTCGCTGAGAGAGCTCAGCCAGTCGATCTCTGCCACCGAGGTGGAGTCTGTGGCCGGACTTCATCCGGACAGCGTGCCTGAGGAGCCGCTGGAGTCATCAACTCTATGA